A stretch of Vigna angularis cultivar LongXiaoDou No.4 chromosome 4, ASM1680809v1, whole genome shotgun sequence DNA encodes these proteins:
- the LOC128196237 gene encoding uncharacterized protein LOC128196237: MGRDSSYQWLRDIEKIFNAKRCPDENRLAYAEYLLTGEASHWWTSARAILADAQQPITWEVFRTKFYEEYFPDSVRFAKEVEFLQLVQGGMSVSEYTNKFKHLVRFNTMATSEVWQCRKFENGLRSDLKVLISSLCIRTFPAMVERAKVLERNMAEVERQKKQQQASRGPIVSRGGTVQRRPPYAHPNQSSQTNGSQAVVPVGQSGQGSVVCYQCGGPHYRSSCPQLVGVKHCNRCGRNGHSDHECNMSGRAVMRPPNAGRNQPRGGRAQASGRVYAITSAEAASSEDQESKGMVEERSSTRSGTGRSVVDEFADVFPEEIPGLPPQREVEFTIDLVTTATPISVQPYRMSPAEVKEDDIQKTAFRSRYGHYEYVVMPFGVTNAPAVFIEYMNRIFRPYLDKFVVVFIDDILIYSKTEGEHEEHLRLVLGVLREKELYAKLSKCEF, encoded by the exons atgggtcGCGACAGCTCGTATCAGTGGTTAAGGGATATAGAGAAGATCTTCAATGCCAAGAGGTGTCCAGATGAGAATAGATTAGCGTACGCAGAATATTTGTTGACGGGAGAAGCGAGTCATTGGTGGACGAGCGCGAGAGCCATTCTAGCGGACGCGCAACAGCCGATCACTTGGGAAGTGTTTAGAActaagttttatgaagaatacttCCCGGACAGCGTTCGGTTTGCGAAGGAGGTGGAATTTCTACAACTGGTTCAAGGGGGTATGTCTGTTTCCGAATACACCAATAAGTTCAAGCACCTCGTCAGATTCAATACTATGGCCACGAGTGAAGTGTGGCAGTGTAGAAAATTTGAGAACGGATTGCGGAGTGACCTGAAAGTACTGATTTCCAGTTTGTGTATCCGAACGTTCCCTGCTATGGTTGAGAGAGCCAAAGTATTGGAGAGGAACATGGCAGAAGTGGAACGGCAAAAGAAGCAGCAGCAAGCGAGTAGGGGACCGATAGTGTCCAGGGGAGGTACTGTCCAGAGGAGACCTCCTTACGCTCATCCAAACCAGTCTTCTCAAACGAACGGATCTCAAGCAGTGGTTCCTGTCGGACAGTCTGGACAGGGAAGTGTGGTTTGCTACCAGTGTGGAGGGCCACATTATAGGTCTTCATGCCCTCAGTTGGTGGGAGTAAAGCACTGTAATCGTTGTGGAAGAAACGGGCACTCGGATCATGAGTGCAATATGAGTGGGCGTGCGGTGATGAGGCCACCCAATGCTGGAAGAAATCAGCCAAGAGGAGGACGAGCCCAAGCAAGCGGGCGAGTGTATGCTATAACGAGCGCTGAGGCAGCGAGCTCAG AGGATCAGGAATCCAAGGGAATGGTAGAAGAACGATCGTCCACCAGAAGCGGTACTGGACGATCGGTTGTGGATGAGTTCGCGGACGTTTTTCCGGAAGAGATTCCTGGACTTCCCCCTCAGCGTGAAGTGGAGTTCACCATTGATTTGGTGACGACAGCGACTCCTATCTCGGTTCAGCCATATCGAATGTCGCCTGCGga gGTTAAGGAAGACGACATCCAGAAGACGGCATTCAGGTCTCGTTATGGGCATTATGAGTATGTGGTGATGCCTTTTGGAGTAACGAACGCTCCAGCAGTGTTCATTGAGTATATGAACCGCATATTCAGGCCCtatttggataagtttgtggtcgtcttcatagatgatattctcatctattcCAAGACCGAAGGCGAGCATGAAGAGCATCTTAGACTTGTACTTGGAGTGTTGCGGGAGAAggagttatatgccaagttgtctaAGTGCGAATTCTAG